From the genome of Candidatus Zixiibacteriota bacterium, one region includes:
- a CDS encoding MBL fold metallo-hydrolase codes for MSAHTLTILGCAANRQVTGDDYNVTSGYLLKTGERLALFDCGGGVTGAFLRYGFDFTKVSDIFISHTHPDHVSDLPLFTQSIYLTKRTNRLNLFLPIDFVQPFEQYMRALYMYREVFPFDFTVTGYREGFVYSAGDFSVRAIGNSHLSRYRERLAKIGESSELLSHSFSITVGETRLFYSADLDTFAEIRSYLTGCTYVLIDSTHVDTDEVLAFVKDADLGALIFTHLGDDNEIARLREKIARSGLDRVLIAEPGLTLEL; via the coding sequence ATGAGCGCACATACCCTCACCATCCTCGGCTGCGCCGCCAACCGACAGGTCACCGGCGATGACTACAACGTCACGTCGGGCTATCTTCTGAAAACGGGGGAGAGGCTCGCGCTGTTCGACTGCGGCGGCGGCGTAACCGGCGCGTTTCTTCGCTACGGATTCGACTTCACCAAAGTCAGCGACATCTTCATCAGTCACACCCACCCCGACCATGTCTCCGACCTGCCGCTTTTCACTCAGTCGATCTACCTGACCAAACGAACCAACCGCCTCAACCTGTTCCTCCCGATCGATTTCGTCCAGCCGTTCGAGCAGTACATGCGCGCCCTGTACATGTATCGCGAGGTCTTTCCCTTCGACTTTACCGTCACCGGCTACCGCGAAGGGTTCGTGTACTCCGCCGGCGACTTTTCCGTCCGCGCGATCGGCAACTCACACCTCAGTCGCTACCGGGAACGCCTGGCGAAGATCGGCGAATCCAGCGAATTGCTCAGCCATTCCTTCTCCATTACGGTGGGGGAGACCCGGCTTTTCTACTCGGCTGATCTCGACACGTTTGCCGAGATCCGCTCGTATCTCACCGGCTGTACATACGTGCTTATCGATTCGACTCACGTCGATACCGACGAAGTCCTCGCCTTCGTCAAAGACGCCGATCTCGGAGCCCTGATCTTCACCCATCTCGGCGACGACAACGAGATCGCCCGACTGCGCGAAAAAATCGCCCGCTCCGGCCTCGACCGCGTCCTCATCGCCGAACCCGGCCTGACGTTGGAACTGTAA
- a CDS encoding GntG family PLP-dependent aldolase — protein sequence MEYIDLRSDTVTRPTPDMRRAIFEAEVGDDVLGDDPTVKDLERYVADLFEREASLYVPSGTMANQICLKANSRPGWELLCDRECHVVNYECAGPVVHSGLLVNLLTTDRGMLTAQMVRDNVRPVSLHSPETKMVALENTHNRHGGTILPQDEILRVRDVCDEFGLILHLDGARIWNTHVATGISLADLTRPFDSISCCLSKGLGAPVGSMIVGSAEFIGRCLRERKLFGGGMRQVGLIAAAGLYAVKHNIPRLAEDHANAKYLAAELNALESLDIDMSRVETNIVVLRLKMDMNSTQLAEKFKSVGVLALPFGPKKMRLVTHLDVSRDQCRSAVERIRSILN from the coding sequence ATGGAATACATTGACCTGCGCTCCGATACCGTCACCAGGCCGACCCCCGACATGCGCCGGGCAATCTTCGAGGCCGAGGTGGGTGACGACGTTCTTGGCGATGACCCCACCGTCAAAGACCTTGAGCGCTACGTCGCCGACCTCTTTGAACGCGAGGCCTCACTGTATGTCCCGTCCGGTACGATGGCCAACCAGATCTGCCTGAAAGCCAACTCCCGCCCCGGATGGGAACTGCTGTGCGACCGCGAATGCCACGTCGTCAACTACGAATGCGCCGGACCCGTCGTCCACTCCGGCCTCCTGGTCAACCTTCTGACTACCGACCGGGGGATGCTGACTGCCCAGATGGTCAGGGACAACGTACGCCCCGTCTCGCTCCATTCGCCCGAGACGAAAATGGTCGCCCTCGAAAACACCCACAACCGCCACGGCGGAACCATTCTTCCCCAGGACGAAATCCTGCGCGTCCGCGACGTGTGCGACGAGTTTGGACTCATACTGCATCTCGACGGCGCCCGGATATGGAATACCCACGTCGCCACCGGCATCTCGCTGGCCGATCTCACCCGCCCCTTCGACTCGATTTCCTGCTGCCTCTCCAAGGGACTCGGCGCCCCCGTCGGATCGATGATCGTCGGGTCGGCCGAGTTTATCGGGCGCTGTCTCCGTGAACGCAAGTTGTTCGGAGGCGGCATGCGCCAGGTCGGTTTGATCGCCGCCGCCGGACTCTACGCCGTCAAACACAACATCCCGCGCCTTGCCGAGGATCACGCTAACGCAAAATACCTCGCCGCCGAACTGAACGCGCTCGAGTCGCTTGATATCGACATGAGCCGCGTGGAGACCAACATCGTCGTCCTCCGCCTGAAGATGGACATGAACTCCACCCAGCTTGCCGAGAAGTTCAAGTCCGTCGGCGTTTTGGCGCTGCCGTTCGGCCCGAAGAAGATGCGCCTCGTGACCCACCTCGATGTTTCCCGGGACCAGTGCCGGTCGGCCGTTGAGAGGATCCGATCGATTTTGAACTGA
- a CDS encoding cold shock domain-containing protein has protein sequence MCKGTVKYFNEHRGWGIIGSLESEQDVYVHHTAIKMEGFRTLKEGQMVKYDVVLTSDGPRAHNVTVAN, from the coding sequence ATGTGCAAAGGCACCGTCAAGTATTTCAATGAGCATCGAGGATGGGGTATTATCGGATCGCTCGAATCCGAACAGGACGTCTATGTCCATCACACTGCCATTAAAATGGAAGGATTCCGGACCCTCAAAGAGGGTCAAATGGTGAAGTATGACGTGGTCCTAACGTCCGACGGTCCTCGTGCCCATAACGTGACCGTTGCCAATTAG
- a CDS encoding peptidylprolyl isomerase gives MRVVLSLSVVLLALVSLLTGCGAQAPVLSDENKDQFNRPLIRGTGLAITGSHIFDRLQFSEFGKPGGVLPEADLRRFIDTLLLDTLTGLEAKYVDLRDHYIDYWSFRLRYQDFGVRAFFDETIGFKVTADSAEAVAYYEAHKDQFSYKEQVELYHILIAPAVLARGPDSTMYGPLDSAALDAVARDYAFALYDSINAGAVFERIARDHSHDQLSVLSGGYIGWTPRQRYIDPFDSVAFRLEKGEMAPPYCDRDGWHIVMISDRVDEGPAPITDQKVFDAAREFVRAEKIDARSQQVIDSLMSGVQYVFHDPLLDSNSSQIDDTVWAAIVDGRDTIDFRYLKNYETEYILKYGQGTLTPVIKRSLLYQIGRRFVIMRALAETGLDQRDYIQLERQRLEHIASKSVLEASRFDPSWRPDDSTVRAYFDEHIDEFQTDRPLTVAVIYAGDSLLAVYLRDLANSGYDLQDLVDNYVPREQGMTARLEPAAEVGPNDLPKQLYDMAVATRVGSTSEIARIDDTTFAMARLLNRRQSQSFDQARGSIISRLTLQYRQARVEQKLAALKAKYNIEIESSLPQVRLRPYALRTMPHTE, from the coding sequence ATGCGCGTAGTTCTTTCTTTGTCCGTTGTCTTGCTTGCACTTGTATCTCTTCTGACCGGCTGTGGGGCGCAGGCTCCGGTATTGTCCGACGAAAACAAAGACCAGTTTAACCGCCCGCTCATTCGAGGAACCGGACTCGCCATCACCGGCAGCCACATCTTCGACCGCCTGCAGTTCAGTGAGTTTGGCAAACCCGGCGGAGTGCTGCCCGAAGCCGACTTGCGCCGGTTTATCGATACGCTGCTGCTGGACACGCTGACCGGTCTCGAAGCGAAGTACGTCGATCTCCGGGATCATTACATCGACTACTGGTCCTTCCGTCTGCGATACCAGGACTTTGGGGTCCGCGCCTTTTTTGATGAAACGATAGGCTTCAAGGTGACTGCCGACTCCGCCGAAGCGGTCGCCTACTATGAAGCGCACAAGGATCAGTTCTCTTACAAAGAGCAGGTCGAACTCTACCACATTCTTATCGCACCGGCCGTGCTTGCACGGGGGCCGGACTCGACCATGTATGGCCCGCTCGACTCCGCTGCACTCGACGCCGTCGCTCGCGACTACGCCTTTGCGCTCTACGATTCCATCAACGCGGGCGCCGTATTCGAGCGAATTGCCCGAGACCACTCTCACGACCAGTTGTCTGTTCTCAGCGGCGGATATATTGGCTGGACTCCCCGCCAACGCTATATCGACCCCTTTGACTCCGTGGCGTTTCGTCTCGAGAAAGGTGAGATGGCCCCGCCGTATTGCGATCGCGACGGTTGGCATATCGTCATGATCTCCGATCGCGTTGACGAAGGACCGGCGCCGATCACGGATCAGAAAGTGTTTGATGCCGCGCGCGAATTCGTGCGCGCCGAAAAAATCGACGCGCGCAGTCAGCAGGTCATCGACAGTCTCATGAGCGGCGTCCAGTACGTCTTTCACGATCCCCTGCTCGATTCGAACTCCTCGCAGATTGACGACACCGTGTGGGCCGCTATCGTTGACGGCCGCGACACGATCGACTTCCGCTACCTCAAAAATTACGAGACCGAATACATCCTGAAATACGGTCAGGGTACCCTGACGCCCGTCATCAAGCGAAGCCTCCTGTATCAGATCGGCCGCCGCTTCGTCATCATGCGGGCGCTTGCTGAAACCGGGCTCGACCAGCGCGATTACATACAGTTGGAACGACAGCGCCTTGAACACATCGCTTCCAAGTCGGTACTTGAAGCGTCGCGCTTCGATCCGTCCTGGCGACCCGACGACAGCACCGTGCGCGCCTACTTCGACGAGCACATCGATGAATTCCAGACCGACCGGCCGCTGACCGTCGCCGTCATTTATGCCGGCGATTCGCTGCTGGCTGTCTACCTGCGCGACCTCGCCAACTCCGGCTACGACCTCCAGGACCTCGTCGACAATTATGTCCCGCGCGAACAGGGGATGACCGCACGCCTGGAGCCCGCCGCCGAGGTCGGCCCGAACGACCTTCCCAAGCAACTGTACGATATGGCTGTGGCCACACGAGTCGGCTCCACCTCCGAAATCGCTCGCATCGACGACACCACCTTTGCCATGGCCAGGCTGCTGAATCGCAGACAGTCACAGTCGTTTGATCAGGCCCGGGGCTCCATCATCTCCCGACTCACCCTCCAGTACCGACAGGCTCGGGTCGAACAAAAGCTGGCCGCCCTGAAGGCGAAATACAACATCGAGATCGAATCCTCGCTGCCCCAGGTGCGGCTTCGCCCGTACGCCCTGCGGACCATGCCTCACACCGAGTAG
- a CDS encoding ATP-binding protein, giving the protein MKERTDPSTARLAWFVPLRLALYVILFLIVVLWMGYPGYLRVPFVVYSALTLLLTLSLFFEPRVRLRAASGMVVTLQFLSEISIEAAIILATGNVNSHFSVLFVLTIVSAALVYRLVGTFLIASVVSVSYCYIIWVGLYDSGAAGATTRVLETIFVVRDSVFYAIFLHILIFYLVAFMSGYLADRFRAEKQALADTSSELRRARLETDDILRNLNSGLLTIDAQGYVIYFNQAAEKILGYHEEDVKGILCDEVFAERMPELADSLRDALRSLKDQPRKEITITGTTGQSVPLGLSTSVLIEENGSPRGVIAIFTDLTEAKVLEAKVRAADRLAAVGELSASIAHEIRNPLAAISGSVEVLQHELQLKGPNDQLMQLIVKESHRLSKILTDFLSYARIGRPSYHKVDLYRVIYEVIELVRHHDSYRPEMDIAVQGDEPVVYVVGDADVFKQLLLNLAINAIDAFDGGEGRLVFRFVPAPSDGIISLSIEDDGPGMPPAVRERIFEPFYSTKKQGTGLGLSIVHRICSMQKLDFNVESRPGAGTVFTINFRRFATPASPPVHTPDHLSAMVRS; this is encoded by the coding sequence ATGAAAGAACGCACTGATCCCTCGACCGCCCGACTGGCGTGGTTTGTGCCGCTGCGCCTGGCCCTCTACGTCATCCTTTTTCTCATCGTGGTCCTCTGGATGGGCTACCCGGGCTACCTGCGCGTTCCGTTCGTCGTGTACTCGGCGCTCACCCTGCTGCTGACGCTCAGCCTGTTCTTTGAGCCGCGCGTCCGGTTGCGCGCCGCCTCCGGTATGGTGGTGACGCTGCAGTTCCTCTCCGAAATCTCCATCGAAGCCGCCATCATTCTCGCCACCGGAAACGTCAACTCGCACTTCTCCGTGCTGTTTGTGCTGACCATCGTGTCCGCCGCCCTCGTCTACCGACTGGTCGGCACTTTCCTGATCGCCTCGGTGGTCTCCGTCTCCTACTGCTACATCATCTGGGTGGGCCTGTACGATTCCGGCGCCGCCGGCGCCACGACTCGCGTCCTCGAAACCATCTTCGTCGTCCGGGATTCCGTCTTCTACGCGATCTTCCTGCATATCCTCATCTTCTACCTGGTCGCGTTTATGTCGGGATACCTGGCCGACCGCTTCCGTGCCGAGAAGCAGGCCCTCGCCGACACCTCCAGCGAACTCCGGCGTGCCCGGCTGGAAACCGACGACATCCTGCGAAACCTCAACTCCGGGCTGCTGACCATCGACGCGCAGGGGTATGTGATATACTTCAATCAGGCGGCCGAGAAGATCCTCGGTTACCACGAGGAAGACGTGAAAGGAATCCTCTGCGACGAGGTCTTCGCCGAACGAATGCCCGAACTGGCCGATAGCCTTCGCGATGCGTTGCGCTCGCTGAAGGACCAGCCCCGCAAGGAAATCACCATCACCGGCACGACCGGGCAGAGCGTGCCGCTTGGCCTGTCGACGTCCGTACTAATCGAAGAGAACGGCAGCCCGCGCGGTGTTATCGCCATCTTTACCGATCTCACCGAAGCAAAAGTGCTCGAGGCCAAAGTCCGGGCGGCCGACCGCCTGGCCGCCGTCGGTGAATTGTCGGCCTCGATCGCCCACGAAATCCGCAACCCGCTCGCCGCCATCTCCGGCTCCGTCGAAGTGCTGCAGCACGAACTGCAGTTGAAGGGGCCCAACGACCAGCTCATGCAGCTCATCGTCAAGGAGTCGCACCGGCTCAGTAAGATTCTGACCGACTTCCTGTCCTATGCCCGCATCGGCCGTCCCTCATACCACAAAGTCGACCTCTATCGGGTCATCTATGAAGTTATCGAACTGGTACGACACCACGATTCCTATCGCCCCGAAATGGATATCGCCGTGCAGGGCGACGAGCCCGTCGTATACGTGGTCGGCGACGCCGACGTGTTCAAACAGCTGCTCCTGAATCTCGCCATCAATGCGATCGACGCATTTGACGGCGGCGAGGGCCGCCTTGTCTTTCGCTTTGTCCCGGCTCCGTCGGACGGCATTATATCTCTCTCCATAGAGGATGACGGACCGGGCATGCCCCCGGCCGTACGTGAACGGATATTCGAACCGTTCTACTCAACCAAAAAGCAGGGGACAGGTCTCGGGCTGTCTATCGTGCACCGCATCTGCTCCATGCAGAAACTCGACTTCAACGTGGAATCCAGACCGGGTGCGGGAACCGTTTTCACCATCAACTTCCGCCGTTTCGCGACTCCGGCTTCGCCGCCCGTACATACTCCCGACCACCTCTCGGCCATGGTGCGCTCCTGA
- a CDS encoding type II secretion system F family protein: protein MPDFDYKGKTLAGAPVQGTLKANTREDVERVLRQNRIIVQSINKKAANIEIKFGTGIKKVEISRFTRQFATMIGAGLPMVQCLDILASQTENKELGKVIAQIKDGVQGGATLSDAMSRHPKIFDQLYVNMVEAGEVGGALDAILVRLAIYREKADQLVRKVKGAMVYPSVIVVVATGVTIAMLTFIVPVFAKMFAGVGSELPAPTQVVLGISNFLKANLLYMVVGLVVGVVGFIYWKKTPAGALLFDKLLLKTPIFGTLVKKSSVARFTRTLSTLLSSGVSILEALEITAKTSGNKVVANAINKSMLAIAEGDTITGPLKGTGVFPPMVTQMIGVGEKTGGLDDMLNKIADFYDEEVDEAVTALTSIIEPVIIVFMGVIIGGILIAMYLPMFDIIGKI, encoded by the coding sequence ATGCCGGATTTTGATTATAAGGGCAAAACGCTGGCCGGCGCTCCCGTCCAGGGGACGCTCAAAGCGAACACGAGGGAAGATGTCGAGCGGGTGCTCCGCCAGAACCGCATCATCGTCCAGTCGATAAACAAAAAAGCGGCCAACATCGAGATCAAGTTTGGCACCGGTATCAAGAAAGTCGAGATCTCCCGCTTCACCCGCCAGTTCGCAACCATGATCGGCGCGGGACTGCCGATGGTGCAGTGTCTCGATATTCTGGCCTCCCAAACCGAAAACAAGGAACTGGGCAAGGTCATCGCGCAGATTAAAGACGGTGTCCAGGGCGGCGCCACGCTGTCCGACGCCATGTCCCGCCACCCGAAAATCTTCGACCAGCTCTACGTCAACATGGTCGAAGCCGGTGAAGTGGGCGGCGCGCTCGACGCCATCCTCGTGCGACTCGCCATCTACCGCGAAAAGGCCGACCAGCTCGTCCGAAAAGTCAAAGGCGCCATGGTCTACCCGTCGGTCATCGTCGTCGTCGCCACCGGCGTCACCATCGCCATGCTCACCTTCATCGTGCCGGTGTTCGCCAAAATGTTCGCCGGTGTCGGATCCGAACTTCCGGCCCCGACCCAGGTCGTGCTCGGCATCTCCAATTTCCTGAAAGCGAATCTGCTGTACATGGTCGTCGGTCTTGTCGTCGGCGTGGTCGGATTCATCTACTGGAAAAAAACGCCCGCCGGTGCCCTGCTCTTCGACAAGCTCCTGCTCAAGACGCCGATCTTCGGCACCCTCGTGAAAAAGTCCTCCGTCGCGCGCTTCACCCGGACCCTGTCGACCCTGCTGTCGTCCGGCGTGTCCATCCTCGAGGCGCTCGAGATCACGGCCAAGACCTCCGGTAACAAGGTCGTCGCGAACGCGATCAATAAATCGATGCTCGCGATTGCCGAAGGCGACACCATCACCGGCCCGTTGAAAGGGACCGGCGTATTTCCGCCTATGGTTACCCAGATGATCGGCGTGGGTGAAAAAACCGGCGGGTTGGATGATATGCTCAACAAGATCGCCGATTTCTACGACGAAGAGGTCGACGAGGCGGTCACCGCCCTCACCTCCATCATCGAACCCGTTATCATCGTTTTCATGGGTGTGATCATCGGCGGTATTCTGATCGCTATGTACCTGCCGATGTTCGATATCATCGGGAAGATCTGA
- a CDS encoding type IV pilus twitching motility protein PilT, with translation MINLRELLEQMVKMGASDLHLTVGSPPVVRVDGRLQRLQHDMLTSEMTKKLAYSMLNEKQKTKFEQNNELDFSFGIESMSRFRANMFMQRGNIAVALRQIPYKIRTFEELGLPKVMQEFSNLPRGLVLVTGPTGSGKSTTLAAIIDKVNRERPVHIITVEDPIEYLHRHQMSLVNQREVYSDTNSFSAALKYALREDPDVVLIGEMRDLETIEAALSISETGHLAFATLHTNSCAETINRIVDVFPTNQQEQIRVALSFTLQAVVSQTLIPKIGGGRVMAMEIMIATPAIRAIIRDDKIHQLYSMIQSGQKYGMKTMNQSLAELYLTGKITINDAMGYSHNQQELSEMLSRHKSPAYS, from the coding sequence ATGATCAATCTGCGCGAATTGCTTGAGCAAATGGTCAAAATGGGCGCCTCCGATCTTCATTTGACGGTCGGTTCTCCGCCCGTCGTTCGGGTCGACGGCAGGCTGCAGCGCCTCCAGCACGATATGCTGACCAGCGAGATGACCAAGAAACTGGCGTACTCCATGCTCAATGAAAAACAGAAAACCAAATTCGAGCAGAACAACGAACTCGACTTCTCCTTCGGGATCGAGTCGATGAGCCGTTTCCGCGCCAACATGTTCATGCAGCGCGGTAACATCGCCGTCGCCCTGCGTCAGATTCCGTACAAGATTCGCACCTTTGAAGAACTCGGCCTGCCCAAGGTCATGCAGGAGTTCTCCAATCTGCCGCGCGGCCTCGTGCTCGTCACCGGTCCAACCGGCTCCGGTAAATCGACCACACTCGCCGCGATCATCGATAAGGTCAACCGGGAACGCCCCGTGCATATCATCACCGTCGAAGACCCGATCGAGTACCTCCATCGCCACCAGATGTCGCTGGTCAACCAGCGTGAGGTGTACTCGGATACCAACTCCTTCTCCGCGGCTCTGAAGTACGCGCTGCGCGAGGACCCCGATGTCGTGCTCATCGGCGAGATGCGCGACCTCGAAACCATCGAGGCCGCCCTGTCCATCTCCGAAACCGGACACCTCGCCTTCGCGACCCTCCATACCAACTCCTGCGCGGAAACGATCAACCGTATCGTTGACGTCTTCCCGACCAACCAGCAGGAGCAGATCCGTGTCGCGCTGTCGTTCACGCTTCAGGCCGTCGTCTCACAGACACTCATTCCCAAAATCGGCGGCGGCCGCGTGATGGCCATGGAGATCATGATCGCTACCCCCGCTATCCGGGCCATCATCCGTGACGACAAAATTCACCAGTTGTATTCGATGATCCAATCGGGACAGAAGTACGGTATGAAAACCATGAACCAGTCGCTGGCGGAGCTGTATCTGACCGGCAAAATCACCATAAACGACGCGATGGGCTACAGCCACAATCAGCAGGAACTCAGTGAAATGCTGTCGCGCCATAAATCACCGGCGTACTCGTAA